In Paramormyrops kingsleyae isolate MSU_618 chromosome 13, PKINGS_0.4, whole genome shotgun sequence, a single window of DNA contains:
- the dennd2b gene encoding DENN domain-containing protein 2B yields the protein MTANKSAKAAAQAGESKVPREVPDRCQSASPPPILSKARAPAYPLSDSEDAREWSREDRVAENQPLRLRNWSNRTDSLRCVSLRSVNFQAQNRLLKARSVACLDNRLSIYRPASGQEQKENRQDGGPAKGGLSTGPRGWSTLSLGPTSQHHQRTLSLGRTSGCSLPVGVRRKISEWECRRVDLPRMSLCLDKRPIGERMGGSDACPSLLSSPCSDKTFDFKGVRRMSTAFSECSYPETEEEEPTSERGGSNGGSGKRPIRTDATGLLFRSISSRKENSAVLSRIQKIEQALKESPPPSLPCYPSSCYTPDKLRRKGEPQSGCSRERSGFRSITPEREATAVTSGQDRLPELKQRFSISSASSGSPELSPPDTLGGVQVNPLPKPKRTFEYEVNRNHESHKPTSSTNGLPPSSPSESPPPLPSTPAPPMTRVQKPEGSFRKKPHDRESCESEDASSLPPSPAENGSGSTESRSRPSSKSTLEENAYEDIVESPYEDVVVKGRELRRKPRLQPESLRDTRHRTPAPEDGKVSTPSQVPSTQSPRLPVSVKDRKYRRATCPPKRQGQEGTSLVTQSTVQTSPCGVLEDGLSGDTLACHHHRRVPKLVQRINSIYCTKRGRKRLKKLTLSGIEAPSLREDNSESESDSDDRFKAHTRRLLKLQSMLSQAPSYRTLELQLIEWQERELFEYFVVVSLKKKPTKNSYSPEVTYQFPKLDQPTKQMREAEQRLKAIPQFCFPDAKDWSPVSEYSSETFSFMLTGEDGSRRFGYCRRLLPSGKGPRLPEVYCVISRLGCFNLFSKILDEVEKRRSISAALVYPFMRSLMESPFPAPGKTIKVKTFLPGAGNEVMELRRPMDSRLEHVDLESLFSCLSVRQVIQVFASLLLERRVIFVADKLSTLSSCVHAVVALLYPFSWQHTFIPVLPSSMVDIVCCPTPFLVGILSSSLPKLKDLPVEEALTVDLRKDRFIRQMDDEATLLPRKLQAALEHALEQRKDLISQDSDSESDEECNSLNNVVSEAFIRFFLETIGHYSLFMTQNEQGERLFQREAFRKSVASKSVRRFLGVFMESQMFAGFIQDRELRKCRAKGLFEQRVEQYLEELPDTEQSGVNKFFKELGSKMKFLHKKN from the exons GGAGTGGAGCCGGGAGGACAGGGTCGCCGAGAACCAGCCCCTGCGCCTGAGGAACTGGAGCAATAGGACTGACAGCCTGCGCTGTGTGTCATTGCGATCCGTCAACTTCCAGGCCCAGAACCGTCTCCTCAAGGCCAGGAGTGTTGCCTGCTTGGACAACAGGCTCTCCATCTACAGGCCAGCCAGTGGCCAAGAGCAGAAGGAGAACCGGCAGGACGGCGGCCCGGCTAAAGGGGGCCTCAGCACAGGCCCTCGTGGCTGGAGCACCCTGTCTCTGGGGCCTACGTCCCAACACCACCAGCGTACTCTCTCCCTTGGCCGGACCAGCGGGTGCTCCTTACCTGTGGGCGTCCGCAGGAAGATCTCCGAATGGGAGTGCCGGAGAGTGGATCTCCCTAGAATGAGCCTATGCCTAGACAAGAGGCCCATAGGTGAGCGGATGGGTGGCAGTGACGCTTGCCCCAGCCTCTTATCCTCACCCTGCAGTGATAAGACCTTTGACTTCAAAGGTGTGCGGAGGATGAGCACCGCTTTCTCTGAGTGCTCCTACCCGGAGACGGAGGAGGAAGAGCCAACCTCAGAGCGGGGCGGCTCCAACGGAGGGTCCGGGAAGCGGCCCATCCGGACGGATGCCACAGGGCTCCTCTTCCGCTCCATCTCTTCCCGCAAAGAAAATTCCGCTGTCCTCAGCCGGATACAAAAGATTGAGCAGGCACTGAAGGAGAGCCCCCCACCATCCTTGCCCTGCTACCCCAGCAGCTGCTACACCCCGGACAAGCTACGCCGTAAGGGCGAGCCGCAGAGCGGATGCTCTCGAGAGCGGAGCGGATTCCGCTCCATTACTCCAGAGCGAGAGGCCACAGCGGTCACCTCCGGCCAGGACAGGCTGCCTGAACTCAAGCAGAGGTTCAGCATAAGCTCAGCTAGCTCTGGCAGCCCTGAGCTGTCTCCTCCTGACACACTAGGAGGCGTGCAGGTCAACCCCCTACCTAAACCCAAGCGCACTTTTGAGTACGAGGTCAACCGGAACCATGAGAGCCATAAGCCTACATCGTCAACCAACGGTCTACCTCCCAGCAGCCCCTCCGAGTCTCCTCCCCCATTGCCCTCTACACCAGCACCACCCATGACACGAGTCCAGAAGCCAGAGGGAAGTTTCCGGAAAAAGCCTCATGACAG AGAGTCGTGTGAGTCCGAGGATGCCTCCAGCCTCCCTCCCTCGCCCGCGGAAAATGGAAGCGGTTCTACGGAGAGTCGGAGTCGGCCCAGCTCAAAAAGCACTTTAGAGGAGAACGCCTATGAGGACATTGTAG AGTCCCCCTATGAGGATGTGGTTGTAAAGGGTCGGGAGCTTCGACGGAAACCACGCCTGCAGCCCGAAAGTCTCCGGGACACACGCCACAGGACCCCGGCCCCCGAGGACGGGAAAGTCAGCACACCTTCCCAG GTGCCCAGCACGCAGTCCCCACGCCTCCCAGTCTCTGTGAAGGACAGGAAGTACCGACGGGCAACCTGTCCGCCCAAGCGACAAGGCCAGGAAGGCACATCGCTCGTCACCCAGTCCACCGTCCAGACTTCCCCGTGCGGCGTGCTGGAGGATGGCCTCAGTGGGGACACATTAGCCTGCCATCACCACCGGAGGGTTCCCAAG CTGGTGCAGAGGATAAACTCTATCTACTGTACGAAAAGAGGCAGAAAGAGACTGAAGAAGCTCACCCTGTCTGGTATTGAGGCCCCTTCTCTAAGAG AGGATAACAGCGAGAGCGAGAGTGACTCGGATGACCGGTTCAAAG ctcacACGAGGCGCCTGTTAAAACTGCAGTCCATGCTGAGCCAGGCCCCCAGTTACCGCACTCTGGAGCTGCAGCTGATCGAGTGGCAGGAACGAGAGCTGTTTGAGTATTTCGTGGTGGTGTCTCTGAAGAAGAAGCCCACCAAGAATTCCTACTCCCCAGAGGTCACCTACCAGTTCCCCAAG CTGGATCAGCCCACCAAGCAGATGAGGGAAGCGGAGCAGCGCCTCAAAGCCATTCCACAGTTTTGCTTCCCTGATGCCAAAGACTGGAGCCCCGTGTCAGAGTACAGCAG TGAGACCTTCTCCTTCATGCTGACTGGAGAAGATGGAAGCCGGAGATTTGGGTACTGCAGGAGGTTACTG CCCAGTGGGAAAGGGCCTCGCCTGCCTGAGGTTTACTGCGTCATCAGTCGGCTGGGCTGTTTCAACTTGTTCTCCAAG ATCCTGGACGAGGTGGAAAAGCGGCGAAGCATCTCTGCAGCGCTGGTCTACCCCTTCATGAGGAGCCTGATGGAGTCACCCTTCCCTGCCCCGGGCAAGACCATCAAAGTCAAGACTTTCCTGCCTGGTGCAGGGAATGAG GTTATGGAGCTGAGGCGACCCATGGACTCGCGGCTGGAACACGTGGACCTGGAGAGCCTCTTCAGCTGCCTGAGCGTGCGTCAGGTCATACAGGTCTTTGCCTCGCTGCTCCTGGAGCGCAGGGTCATCTTCGTAGCTGACAAACTCAG CACTCTGTCCAGCTGCGTGCACGCGGTGGTGGCCCTGCTCTACCCCTTCTCCTGGCAGCACACCTTCATCCCCGTGCTGCCCTCCTCCATGGTGGACATCGTGTGCTGCCCCACGCCCTTCCTGGTGGGCATCCTCTCCAGCTCGCTGCCCAAGCTGAAGGATCTCCCcgtggaggag GCTTTAACAGTGGACCTGAGGAAAGACCGGTTCATTAGACAG ATGGATGATGAGGCCACACTGTTGCCACGGAAACTCCAGGCTGCCCTGGAGCATGCTCTCGAACAGAGGAAAGACCTCATCAGTCAAGACTCTGATAGCGAATCGGATGAAG AATGTAACTCCCTAAACAACGTGGTGTCAGAGGCTTTTATCCGCTTCTTCCTGGAGACGATCGGACATTACTCCCTGTTCATGACCCAGAACGAACAGGGCGAGCGCTTATTTCAGAGGGAGGCCTTTCGCAAGTCTGTTGCTTCCAAGAGCGTCCGCCGCTTTCTGGGCGTTTTTATGGAGTCCCAGATGTTTGCTGGTTTCATCCAGGACCGGGAGCTCCGCAAGTGTCGAGCCAAGG GGCTCTTTGAGCAGAGAGTGGAGCAGTACCTGGAGGAGCTGCCCGACACTGAGCAGAGCGGGGTCAACAAGTTCTTCAAAGAGTTGG gaAGTAAAATGAAGTTTCTGCACAAAAAGAACTAA
- the rpl27a gene encoding large ribosomal subunit protein uL15 translates to MPTRNSKTRKLRGHVSHGHGRVGKHRKHPGGRGNAGGMHHHRINFDKYHPGYFGKVGMRHYHLKRNTMFCPTINLDKLWTLVSEQTRVNYGKKPEGPAPIIDVVRAGYFKVLGKGKLPKQPVIVKAKFFSRKAEEKIKGVGGACVLMA, encoded by the exons ATG CCCACCAGGAACAGCAAGACCAGGAAGCTCCGGGGGCACGTCAGCCACGGCCATGGCCGAGTCG GCAAACACAGGAAGCATCCCGGAGGCCGCGGTAACGCTGGTGGCATGCATCACCACAGGATCAACTTCGACAAATA CCACCCAGGGTACTTTGGTAAAGTCGGTATGAGACATTACCATCTGAAGAGGAACACAATGTTCTGCCCAACCATCAACCTGGACAAGCTCTGGACATTGGTCAGTGAGCAGACCAGGGTCAACTACGGCAAGAAGCCCGAAGGCCCTGCACCCATCATTGATGTCGTGCGTGCT GGCTATTTCAAGGTGTTGGGCAAAGGCAAACTGCCCAAGCAGCCTGTCATTGTGAAGGCCAAGTTCTTCAGCAGAAAGGCTGAGGAGAAGATCAAGGGAGTTGGAGGAGCTTGTGTACTGATGGCATGA